The nucleotide window GATGAGCGCGCGCAAAACTCTTCGGAAGAGTTTTGCCAAAAGCTTGGAGAAAGCTTTTGGCGACCGGGCACGGAAGGGGGCGCGATGAGACGGTTGACCTGGTTCAACGCCACCTCCCTGACGCTGGGCTTCGCGTTCCTGTACCTGCCGATGATCATCCTCGTGATCTACAGCTTCAACGCGTCGAAACTCGTCACCGTCTGGGCCGGGTTCTCGACCCGGTGGTATGGCGAGCTGTTGCGGAACGAAGCGTTTCTCGATGCCGCCTGGGTGACGTTGCAGGTCGCCGTGGTCAGCTCGACCATCGCGACGGTTCTGGGCACGATGGCGGCCTATGTGCTGGTACGCGCGGGGCGGTTCTGGGGACGGACGCTGTTTTCGGGCATGATCTATGCGCCGCTGGTGATGCCCGAGGTGATCACCGGTCTGTCGCTGCTGCTGTTGTTCATCGGAATTGGGCTGGACCGGGGGGTGCTGACGATCATCCTGGCGCACACGACCTTTTCGATGTGCTTCGTGTCGGTCGTGGTGTCCTCGAGGCTGGTCAGCTTCGACAAGTCGCTGGAAGAGGCCGCGCTGGACCTGGGCTGTTCCGCGTTCTCGGCGTTTCGGCTGGTGACCCTGCCGATCATCGCGCCGGCTGTGATATCCGGGTGGCTGCTGGCCTTTACCCTGTCGCTGGATGACCTGGTGATCGCCAGCTTCACCGCGGGTCCGTCGGCCACGACCCTGCCGATCAAGATCTGGTCGTCGATCCGGCTGGGGGTCAGCCCCGAGATCAACGCCCTGTCGACGATCCTGATCGCGATTGTCGCGGTCGGCGTGATTTCCGCCTCGCTGATCTCCAAGCGCCAGTTGCTGCGGCAGGAGGCCGACGAGAAGGCCGCGGTCAGGGCCGAAGCATGACCATGCTCAAGCGGATCTGGGAAGAGGGCGCGTATGGCGCCGCGCCGGTGGCCGATTGCTGGTGGGCGGATACCGTGCCGCCGGGCGACTGGCCCGCGCTGGAGGGGGACACGACCAACGATGTCGCCATCATCGGCGCGGGGTTTACCGGGCTGAACGCCGCGCTGGGCCTAGCCGAGGCGGGCGTCGACGTCACCGTGCTGGAGGCGCAGCACCCGTTCTGGGGCGCGTCGGGGCGCAATGGCGGGTTCTGTTGCCTGGGCGGGGCCAAGGCCAGCCATGCCGAGATAAAGGCGAAGTTCGGCGAGACCGAGGCGCGCGGCTTTGCCCGGGCCGAGATGGCGGCGGTGGATCACGTGGGCGGGTTGATCGAGAGGCTGGGGCTGGACGTGGACCGCCATTCGGAGGGCGAGACGCAGCTGGCGCATCGCCCCAGGGATTTCGAGGCGATGCGCGCCGAAGTCGGCGCGACGCAGGATCTCTATGGCGTGACACCCACCCTGACCCCGCGCGAGGAGCTGGTGCAGGCGGGGTTCAAGGGGCCGTTTCATGGCGCTTCGACCATACCGATCGGCTTTGCCCTGAACCCGCGGAAATATGCG belongs to Roseovarius sp. THAF27 and includes:
- a CDS encoding ABC transporter permease, which gives rise to MRRLTWFNATSLTLGFAFLYLPMIILVIYSFNASKLVTVWAGFSTRWYGELLRNEAFLDAAWVTLQVAVVSSTIATVLGTMAAYVLVRAGRFWGRTLFSGMIYAPLVMPEVITGLSLLLLFIGIGLDRGVLTIILAHTTFSMCFVSVVVSSRLVSFDKSLEEAALDLGCSAFSAFRLVTLPIIAPAVISGWLLAFTLSLDDLVIASFTAGPSATTLPIKIWSSIRLGVSPEINALSTILIAIVAVGVISASLISKRQLLRQEADEKAAVRAEA